A single region of the Penaeus chinensis breed Huanghai No. 1 chromosome 41, ASM1920278v2, whole genome shotgun sequence genome encodes:
- the LOC125047462 gene encoding mucin-2-like — protein MTGHGSQQAGTGPSTSTDGRARSHAALTGGIQRENNDTVPREPVERSCASGSRARVSAHHSGGASQDLHRRQTKASRPSPETRLPRVFPMAARRPSRATSMLLLAWLLACAAGGAATAAQDLATLRQVATSLDHADAALANLTDLLRDVFFPNASSTTSLSTASWPSSSPPASTSPGPSWPSSTLPASTSWPSSTLPASTSWPSSTLPASTSWPSSTLPASTSWPSSTLPASTSWPSSTPASSTPLPPTRTTGSESPATTGPTAPPSATTGATPPPQTTTIPPSPTATSNPSTPTTATTATLPSTVVTTTPSPPTTTTPSPLTTTTTPSTTTTTPPPTTAITSSPTATTTPSPLTTTTTPSPPTTTTTPSPPTTTTPSPPTTTTTPSPPTTTTPSPPTTTTTPSPPITTTTPSPPTTTTTPSPPTTTTTPSTTTTTPPPTTAITSSPTTTTTPSPPTTTTTPSPPTTTTTPSTTTTTPPPTTAITSSPTTTTTTSTSPISTTFSPPTATITPSPTTTTTPSPPTTTTPSPPTTITPSPTATTPSPPTTTTLSLTPATATTTMPTLTTLTTTTTTPATTPATITTPATTSATATTTFTISTLTTPTTTTAPVTKTSPVTTSRTTTTIQTNTTTPTTTTTIIPTTTLTTRTPTTTTNTTSSPPTTTYTKTTTATVITTTTTTPTTTTPTTTTPTTTTPTTSTPTTTVPTTTTPTTPTPTTTTPTTTTPTTTTPTTTTPTTTTPTTSTPTTTVPTTTTPTTPTPTTSTPTTSTPTTTTPTTPTPTTTTPTTTTPTTTTPTTTVPTTTTPTTTTPTTTTPTTTTPTTSTPTTTVPTTTTPTTTTPTTPTPTTTNSTTTTPTTTTPTTTTPTTTVPTTTTPTTTTPTTTTPTTTTPTTSTPTTTVPTTTTPTTSTPTTSTPTTTTPTTPTPTTPTPTTTTPTTPTPTTPTPTTTTPTTTTPTTTVPTNPTPTTTTPTTTTPTTTTPTTTTPTTTVPTTPTPTTTTPTTTTPTTTTPTTAVPTTTVPTTAVPTTTVPTTPTSTTTTPTTTTPTTTTPTTTTPTTTTPTTPTPTTTTPTTTTPTTTTPTTTTPTTAVPTTTVPTTPTPPTPTPTTPTPTTTTPTTTTSTTTTPTTTTPTTTTPTTTTPTTTTPTTSTPTTTVPTTTTPTTTVPTTTTPTTTTPTTTTPTTTTPTTTTPTTTTPTTTTPTTTTPTTTTPTTTTPTTLTTLTPTTPSPKATPAADRSKPGRRERSVVLAASLAESEGEEEERGGGGGAGGGAAGERKGGGEAKGRAEGGLVQEATWWGRVNRTAARIRALTQEIAGGAADATHASQLDGQATRLDQLVGEGRDDPQLVLEASGEEVVELMKDFEEISKEVAGASDAVRQEIDRAQKSQTTLIAVLVGLSAVLALVVGAMVLARARPWRRAKTLLISGNRGRRGELSHVYLDDENAGVRNMSFTAYPEVDVNGAEIRNGVSDGVPLSTFALSQA, from the exons ATGACTGGCCATGGCAGTCAGCAGGCAGGCACGGGGCCCTCCACATCCACCGACGGGCGCGCGCGATCCCATGCAGCGTTAACGGGAGGAATCCAGCGGGAAAATAATGATACGGTTCCCCGCGAGCCAGTCGAACGCTCCTGCGCCTCCGGCTCGCGAGCTCGAGTAAGCGCACATCACTCGGGCGGCGCCTCGCAAGACCTGCATCGCCGACAGACCAAGGCCTCGCGCCCAAGCCCCGAGACGCGGCTCCCGAGGGTGTTCCCCATGGCTGCTCGGAGGCCCTCCCGCGCCACCAGCATGCTCCTGCTGGCGTGGCTGCTGGCGTGCGCGGCCGGAGGGGCGGCCACAG CCGCGCAGGACCTGGCCACTCTCCGCCAGGTGGCCACCTCGCTGGACCACGCCGACGCCGCCCTGGCCAACCTCACTGACCTCCTGCGCGATGTCTTCTTTCCTAACGCCTCGTCTACCACCTCCTTGTCCACCGCCTCCTGGCCCTCTTCCAGCCCGCCTGCATCCACTTCGCCCGGCCCCTCCTGGCCCTCTTCCACCCTGCCTGCATCCACCTCCTGGCCCTCTTCCACCCTGCCTGCATCCACCTCCTGGCCCTCTTCCACCCTGCCTGCATCCACCTCCTGGCCCTCTTCCACCCTGCCTGCATCCACCTCCTGGCCCTCTTCCACCCTGCCTGCATCCACCTCCTGGCCCTCTTCCACCCccgcctcctccactcccctgccGCCAACGCGAACGACGGGGTCTGAGTCGCCTGCTACAACAGGCCCTACAGCTCCTCCATCTGCAACAACAGGAGCGACTCCCCCGCCCCAAACAACAACTATACCTCCCTCTCCAACAGCAACTTCTAACCCGTCAActccaacaacagcaactacgGCAACTTTACCCTCAACAGTAGTAACTACAACCCCTTCACCTCCAACAACTACAACACCTTCACCtctaacaacaactacaaccccTTCAACAACCACTACAACACCACCTCCAACAACAGCTATAACCTCTTCACCAACAGCAACTACAACCCCTTCACCcctaacaacaactacaaccccTTCACctccaacaacaactacaaccccTTCACCCCCAACAACTACAACCCCTTCACctccaacaacaactacaaccccTTCACCTCCAACAACTACAACCCCTTCACctccaacaacaactacaaccccttcacccccaataacaactacaaccccTTCACctccaacaacaactacaaccccttcacccccaacaacaactacaaccccTTCAACAACCACTACAACACCACCTCCAACAACAGCTATAACCTCTtcaccaacaacaactacaaccccTTCACctccaacaacaactacaaccccTTCACctccaacaacaactacaaccccTTCAACAACCACTACAACACCACCTCCAACAACAGCTATAACCTCTtcaccaacaacaactacaaccactTCAACATCTCCAATATCTACAACTTTTTCACCTCCAACAGCAACTATAACCCCTtcaccaacaacaactacaaccccTTCACCTCCAACAACTACAACCCCTTCACCTCCAACAACTATAACCCCTTCACCAACAGCTACAACTCCTTCACCTCCAACTACTACAACCCTGTCATTGACACCAGCCACAGCTACAACTACAATGCCAACATTGACTACGttaaccaccacaaccacaaccccaGCTACAACACCTGCTACAATCACAACCCCTGCAACTACATCAGCTACAGCTACAACCACTTTCACAATATCTACTCTAACTACTCCCACTACAACCACGGCTCCTGTTACAAAAACTTCCCCGGTAACAACAAGCAGAACAACAACCACAATTCAGACAAACaccacaactcccacaaccacaactacaATAATTCCTACAACAACTCTCACAACCAGAACtcctacaactacaacaaatacAACCTCTTCTCCCCCAACCACAACATATACCAAAACCACCACAGCTAcagtaatcacaacaacaaccactactcccacaaccacaactcccacaaccacaactcccacaaccacaactcccacaaccTCAACGCCCACAACCACAGttcccacaaccacaactcccacaaccccaactcccacaaccacaactcccacaaccacaactcccacaaccacaactcccacaaccactactcccacaaccacaactcccacaaccTCAACTCCCACAACCACAGTTCCCACAACCACTACTCCCACAACCCCAACTCCCACAACCTCAACGCCCACAACCTCAACGcccacaaccacaactcccacaaccccaactcccacaaccacaactccaacaaccacaactcccacaaccacaactcccacaaccacagttcccacaaccacaactcccacaaccacaactcccacaaccactactcccacaaccacaactcccacaaccTCAACGCCCACAACCACAGttcccacaaccacaactcccacaaccacaactcccacaaccccaactcccacaaccacaaattccacaaccacaactcccacaaccacaactcccacaaccacaactcccacaaccacagttcccacaaccacaactcccacaaccacaactcccacaaccacaactcccacaaccacTACTCCCACAACCTCAACGCCCACAACCACAGttcccacaaccacaacacccACAACCTCAACGCCCACAACCTCAACGcccacaaccacaactcccacaaccCCAACTCCCACAACCccaactcccacaaccacaactcccacaaccCCAACTCCCACAACCCCAACTCCTacaaccacaactcccacaaccacaactcccacaaccacagTTCCCACAAACccaactcccacaaccacaactcccacaaccacaactcccacaaccacaactcccacaaccacaactcccacaaccacagTTCCCACAACCccaactcccacaaccacaactcccacaaccacaactcccacaaccacaactcccacaaccGCAGTTCCCACAACCACAGTTCCCACAACCGCAGTTCCCACAACCACAGTTCCCACAACCCCAACTTccacaaccacaactcccacaaccacaactcccacaaccacaactcccacaaccacaactcccacaaccacTACTCCCACAACCccaactcccacaaccacaactcccacaaccacaactcccacaaccacaactcccacaaccacaactcccacaaccGCAGTTCCCACAACCACAGTTCCCACAACCCCAACTCCCCCAACCCCAACTCCCACAACCccaactcccacaaccacaactcccacaaccacaacttccacaaccacaactcccacaaccacaactcccacaacaacaactcccacaaccactactcccacaaccacaactcccacaaccTCAACGCCCACAACCACAGttcccacaaccacaactcccacaaccacagttcccacaaccacaactcccacaaccacaactcccacaaccacaactcccacaaccacaactcccacaaccacaacgcccacaaccacaacgcccacaaccacaactcccacaaccacaacgcccACAACCACAACGCCCACAACCACAACGCCCACAACGCTCACAACCTTAACGCCCACAACCCCAAGTCCGAAGGCGACGCCGGCCGCGGACAGGAGCAAGCCGGGCCGCCGTGAGCGGTCCGTCGTCCTCGCGGCGTCGCTCGCAGAAtccgaaggagaagaggaagaaagaggaggaggaggaggcgcaggaggTGGAGCAGCTGGCgagcgaaagggaggaggcgaggcCAAGGGGCGCGCGGAGGGCGGCCTGGTGCAGGAGGCCACGTGGTGGGGGCGCGTGAACCGCACGGCCGCCAGGATCCGGGCGCTGACGCAGGAGATCGCGGGCGGGGCGGCGGACGCCACGCACGCGAGCCAGCTGGATGGCCAGGCCACGAGGCTCGACCAGCTGGTGGGCGAAGGGCGCGACGACCCGCAGCTGGTGCTCGAGGCCAGCGGGGAGGAGGTCGTCGAGCTGATGAAGGACTTCGAGGAGATCTCGAAGGAGGTGGCGGGCGCCAGCGACGCCGTCCGACAGGAGATCGACAGGGCGCAG AAAAGTCAGACGACCCTGATTGCGGTTCTGGTGGGTCTGAGCGCCGTCCTCGCGCTGGTCGTGGGCGCCATGGTCCTCGCACGCGCTCGGCCCTGGAGGAGAGCCAAGACGCTGCTCATTAGCGGCAACAG GGGGCGGCGCGGCGAGCTGAGCCACGTGTACCTGGACGACGAGAACGCCGGCGTCAGGAACATGTCCTTCACCGCCTATCCCGAGGTGGACGTGAACGGCGCCGAGATCAGGAACGGCGTGAGCGACGGAGTCCCGCTCTCCACTTTCGCACTCAGTCAGGCATGA